From Thalassotalea euphylliae, the proteins below share one genomic window:
- the tolA gene encoding cell envelope integrity protein TolA: protein MSSKLTSSKVLLSKLSSPLGLSVTLHLALGMVLLFGNFSSHLPKPKPMQVNLNPIQAVVVDNSVIENHAKKLREEKARAEAARQKRIREQKEKAEAAKRRKAKEQARLKKLEQQRKQKEREKRVAEEKARQAKQKAIAAEKARKKKEQERKRKEKAAAEAKKKREREEAIRKKKEQERKRKAEAERKRKAQEAKERAQQEKLLAEQMAQEMAARQRARSQQMQSEISRYTALITQTIQRHLITDRSSMEGKSCKLTITLAPSGFVTNVQTGQGSAVVCNAAKNAVYKAGTLPVSKDPDVFQQMRRISLTVVPEF from the coding sequence GTGTCGAGTAAACTGACGTCATCTAAAGTATTACTGAGCAAGCTTAGCTCGCCTCTTGGCTTGAGTGTCACTTTGCATCTGGCACTGGGTATGGTGCTGCTGTTTGGCAACTTTAGCTCTCATTTGCCTAAGCCAAAACCAATGCAGGTCAACTTAAACCCCATTCAGGCGGTTGTGGTTGATAATTCTGTCATTGAAAACCATGCGAAAAAGCTTAGGGAAGAAAAAGCGCGTGCGGAAGCAGCTAGACAAAAGCGCATCCGCGAACAAAAAGAAAAAGCGGAAGCCGCTAAGCGCAGAAAAGCGAAAGAGCAGGCGCGGCTTAAAAAACTTGAGCAACAGCGCAAGCAAAAAGAGCGAGAGAAGCGCGTCGCCGAAGAAAAAGCGCGCCAAGCTAAGCAAAAAGCAATAGCCGCAGAAAAAGCACGTAAGAAAAAAGAGCAAGAGCGCAAACGTAAAGAAAAAGCAGCCGCTGAAGCGAAAAAGAAACGTGAGCGCGAAGAAGCCATTCGCAAGAAAAAAGAGCAAGAGCGCAAACGCAAAGCCGAGGCTGAGCGCAAGCGCAAAGCACAGGAAGCGAAAGAGCGCGCCCAGCAAGAAAAACTACTGGCGGAGCAAATGGCGCAAGAAATGGCGGCAAGGCAACGGGCGCGTAGTCAGCAAATGCAGTCTGAGATTAGCCGCTATACTGCGCTAATTACACAAACGATTCAGCGCCACTTAATTACGGATCGCTCTTCAATGGAAGGAAAGTCTTGTAAATTAACCATAACTCTTGCACCATCAGGCTTTGTCACTAACGTACAAACAGGGCAGGGTAGCGCAGTAGTTTGTAATGCCGCTAAAAACGCTGTGTATAAAGCAGGAACACTACCCGTGTCGAAAGATCCGGATGTCTTCCAGCAGATGCGACGCATTAGTTTAACGGTAGTGCCAGAGTTTTAG
- the tolR gene encoding protein TolR, giving the protein MYNRVRRRKVAEINVVPYIDVMLVLLIIFMVTAPLITQGVKVDLPKADSEPLDKDSKTPIVASVDAQGNYYIAEGAGKNKRVSAEELEIEIAAQLQLDPKKPVVVNGDGAVSYDAVIQLMVLLQKAGVPSVGLMTDSPEK; this is encoded by the coding sequence ATGTATAACCGTGTTAGACGCAGAAAAGTTGCTGAAATTAATGTTGTTCCTTATATCGACGTAATGTTGGTATTGCTGATCATCTTTATGGTCACCGCGCCATTGATCACCCAAGGGGTCAAAGTTGATTTACCCAAGGCAGACTCTGAGCCACTAGATAAAGACAGCAAAACCCCTATTGTTGCCTCTGTTGATGCACAAGGAAATTACTACATCGCCGAAGGTGCCGGTAAGAACAAGCGTGTCAGCGCCGAAGAGCTTGAAATAGAAATTGCCGCGCAATTGCAACTAGACCCGAAAAAGCCTGTCGTTGTGAATGGCGATGGTGCTGTTTCATACGATGCGGTTATCCAATTAATGGTATTACTGCAAAAAGCGGGTGTGCCATCGGTAGGGTTAATGACAGATTCGCCGGAGAAGTAG
- the tolQ gene encoding protein TolQ, protein MSAELSIFDLFLQASLLVKSVMLILLAFSVACWAMIFQRKKALDQASTQLKQFEDKFWSGADLTKLYNEISSRQQVQGIESLFVAGFKEFARLRKSNIQSPQAIVDGTHRAMRVALSREVDSLETHLPFMATVGSISPYIGLFGTVWGIMNSFIALGAVQQATLAMVAPGIAEALVATAMGLFAAIPAVMAFNRFSHKVEKLENSYGNFMEEFSSILHRQSAIEH, encoded by the coding sequence GTGTCAGCTGAATTATCAATTTTTGACTTATTCCTTCAAGCCAGCCTGTTAGTAAAATCAGTGATGCTGATCTTACTCGCCTTCTCGGTTGCCTGTTGGGCAATGATTTTTCAGCGCAAAAAAGCGCTTGATCAAGCATCAACGCAATTAAAACAATTTGAAGATAAGTTTTGGAGTGGCGCGGACTTAACCAAGCTATACAACGAAATCTCATCACGCCAACAAGTTCAAGGGATTGAAAGCCTATTTGTTGCTGGTTTTAAAGAATTTGCGCGCTTACGCAAAAGCAATATTCAATCGCCGCAAGCAATTGTTGATGGCACACACCGAGCGATGCGCGTCGCCTTATCGCGTGAAGTGGATAGTTTAGAAACACATTTACCGTTTATGGCAACGGTTGGCTCCATTAGCCCATACATCGGCCTGTTTGGCACGGTTTGGGGGATCATGAACTCATTCATTGCCTTGGGTGCCGTCCAACAAGCAACACTTGCGATGGTTGCACCAGGTATTGCCGAAGCATTGGTGGCAACCGCAATGGGGCTATTTGCAGCTATTCCAGCGGTTATGGCATTTAACCGTTTTAGCCATAAAGTTGAAAAGTTGGAAAACAGCTACGGTAACTTTATGGAAGAGTTTTCTTCAATACTGCACCGTCAATCGGCAATTGAACACTAA
- the ybgC gene encoding tol-pal system-associated acyl-CoA thioesterase, which translates to MASPSFQFPVRVFYEDTDAGGIVYYANYLKFFERARTEWLRALGISQSSFLEHSLGFVVRRVEMDNIAPARLDDLITVHTEIKQLKKASVMFSQTITHSNGTVLCRMEVNVACVDFTKNKPCPIPAFILGALQSVS; encoded by the coding sequence ATGGCCTCTCCTTCGTTTCAGTTTCCAGTACGTGTGTTTTATGAAGACACGGATGCTGGTGGCATTGTTTATTACGCCAATTATTTAAAATTTTTTGAACGGGCACGTACTGAGTGGCTAAGAGCCTTAGGTATTTCTCAATCAAGTTTTCTCGAACATTCATTGGGTTTTGTTGTCAGACGAGTTGAAATGGATAACATTGCACCCGCCCGATTGGACGACCTTATTACGGTTCACACCGAGATAAAGCAACTTAAAAAAGCCAGTGTGATGTTTTCACAAACAATAACCCATTCAAACGGCACAGTACTTTGCCGTATGGAAGTTAACGTGGCTTGTGTTGACTTTACAAAGAACAAACCATGCCCAATACCAGCATTTATTCTAGGAGCATTGCAAAGTGTCAGCTGA
- a CDS encoding tetratricopeptide repeat protein, protein MAKSTNITFTSNTSMRVSTLITGIAVAVLFTFTAMTKPAIANQLSACDSEACVSYFKKFKRAARKGYVSAQYNTAKFYYYGYGTDIDKALALKYYRKTAVNGSKEAQYMTGLIYVSEPDLQDHEQGIYWLERAAANGHIHASFLLGKAHAQGDVEKGNPPNYEASDKWLSRSFDTRDNKLPALIEALHKKNVFNETNYPSLYHKLVEHNMWLAKNSDSEVALSNWDGKTYERMTITGYSQTQAFDNLLATFRGRNNSTGSRLGGDCQLTAACTRKSLNEMKDSMWVSQK, encoded by the coding sequence ATGGCTAAATCAACAAATATCACTTTCACAAGTAACACTTCTATGCGTGTTTCAACGCTAATTACAGGTATTGCAGTAGCTGTCCTATTTACATTTACTGCGATGACAAAGCCTGCCATTGCCAATCAATTATCAGCTTGTGACAGTGAAGCATGTGTGTCGTATTTTAAAAAGTTTAAACGCGCTGCCCGCAAAGGCTATGTTTCAGCGCAGTACAATACCGCTAAGTTTTACTACTATGGTTATGGCACCGATATCGACAAAGCGCTGGCATTAAAATATTACCGAAAAACGGCAGTTAATGGTTCGAAAGAGGCGCAATATATGACGGGCCTCATTTACGTTTCTGAGCCCGACTTGCAAGATCACGAACAAGGTATTTATTGGTTAGAGCGAGCCGCTGCTAATGGCCATATTCACGCATCATTTTTATTGGGTAAAGCGCACGCTCAAGGTGATGTCGAAAAAGGCAATCCGCCAAACTATGAAGCATCAGACAAATGGCTGAGCAGATCGTTTGATACACGTGATAACAAGTTACCTGCGCTTATTGAAGCGTTGCACAAAAAAAATGTCTTCAATGAAACTAACTACCCTTCCCTCTATCACAAGTTAGTTGAACACAATATGTGGTTGGCAAAAAACAGTGATAGCGAAGTTGCTTTGAGTAACTGGGATGGTAAAACTTATGAACGTATGACAATTACAGGCTACAGCCAAACTCAAGCGTTCGATAACTTACTGGCAACTTTTCGTGGCAGAAATAATTCCACTGGCAGCCGCTTAGGTGGCGACTGTCAGCTAACTGCCGCTTGCACGCGTAAATCGCTTAATGAAATGAAAGACAGTATGTGGGTGTCGCAAAAATAA
- the ruvB gene encoding Holliday junction branch migration DNA helicase RuvB → MIEADRLIQPAATIEDEGVDRAIRPKMLADYTGQDHVKAQMEIFIPAAKKRNEPLDHLLIFGPPGLGKTTLANIVANEMGVSIRTTSGPVLEKAGDLAALLTNLEENDVLFIDEIHRLSPMVEEVLYPAMEDYQLDIMIGEGPAARSIKLDLPPFTLIGATTRAGALTSPLRDRFGIVQRLEFYSAKDLTDIVARSAHFLNLTIDEEGAFEVARRSRGTPRIANRLLRRVRDYADIKTGGIVNKESAASALDMLEVDNEGFDIMDRKLLQAIIDKFMGGPVGLDNLAAAIGEERETIEDVLEPFLIQQGFLQRTPRGRIVTERTYHHFGLAKPA, encoded by the coding sequence ATGATAGAAGCAGATCGACTAATCCAGCCAGCGGCAACCATAGAAGACGAAGGGGTAGATCGCGCGATTCGCCCGAAAATGCTGGCGGATTACACCGGGCAAGATCACGTTAAAGCGCAAATGGAAATTTTTATTCCAGCAGCAAAAAAACGCAATGAGCCACTTGATCATCTATTGATTTTTGGTCCACCGGGCTTAGGTAAAACGACACTCGCCAATATTGTTGCTAACGAAATGGGCGTGAGTATTCGCACCACTTCTGGACCAGTATTGGAAAAAGCGGGCGATTTAGCAGCGCTGCTCACCAACTTGGAAGAAAACGACGTCCTCTTTATTGACGAAATTCATCGTTTAAGCCCTATGGTGGAAGAAGTCTTATACCCCGCCATGGAAGACTATCAACTGGATATTATGATTGGCGAAGGGCCAGCCGCTCGCTCGATTAAACTCGACTTACCCCCTTTTACTTTGATTGGCGCAACCACAAGAGCAGGAGCGCTAACGTCACCACTTAGAGATCGCTTTGGTATTGTGCAGCGCTTAGAGTTTTATTCGGCAAAAGATTTAACCGATATCGTTGCTCGCTCAGCACACTTTTTGAATTTAACCATTGATGAAGAAGGTGCATTTGAAGTGGCACGCCGCTCGCGTGGCACGCCGCGAATCGCCAATCGTTTATTGCGTCGAGTACGTGATTATGCCGACATTAAAACTGGCGGCATCGTTAACAAAGAAAGTGCTGCCAGTGCACTTGATATGTTAGAAGTGGATAATGAAGGCTTCGACATTATGGACAGAAAGTTACTGCAAGCTATTATCGATAAATTTATGGGTGGGCCTGTAGGGCTGGATAATCTGGCAGCGGCGATTGGCGAAGAGCGCGAAACCATTGAAGATGTGCTCGAACCTTTCCTAATTCAACAAGGCTTTTTACAACGTACGCCACGTGGGCGTATCGTCACTGAACGAACTTATCACCATTTTGGACTAGCTAAACCCGCTTGA
- the ruvA gene encoding Holliday junction branch migration protein RuvA — MIGQLRGKLLVKQPPDIIIDCNGVGYEVQVPMTTLYALPELNQETTLYTHFVVREDAQLLYGFATQVDRKLFRLLIKASGVGPKLALAILSGMSAEQFVSCVAHDDVTTIVKIPGIGKKTAERLLIEMRDRIKDWQADLVTPATDAAPFELAADNALNVSGAKGDATNALVSLGYSQAQADKAIKAVYDASKSSEQLIKDALKAML; from the coding sequence GTGATAGGACAATTACGTGGCAAATTATTAGTCAAACAGCCGCCAGATATCATCATTGATTGCAATGGCGTGGGTTATGAAGTGCAAGTGCCGATGACCACGCTATATGCATTACCTGAATTAAATCAAGAAACCACACTTTATACCCATTTTGTCGTGCGTGAAGATGCACAATTGCTTTACGGCTTCGCTACCCAGGTTGATCGCAAACTATTCCGCTTGTTAATTAAAGCGAGTGGCGTAGGTCCTAAGCTGGCATTGGCAATTTTATCTGGTATGTCGGCAGAGCAATTTGTTAGCTGTGTTGCTCATGATGATGTCACCACAATTGTTAAAATTCCCGGTATTGGTAAGAAAACGGCGGAGCGTTTATTGATTGAAATGCGCGATCGCATTAAAGATTGGCAAGCCGATCTCGTTACCCCTGCAACGGATGCTGCGCCGTTTGAATTGGCAGCCGATAACGCGTTGAACGTCAGTGGTGCCAAAGGTGATGCGACTAATGCCCTTGTTTCATTGGGTTACTCGCAAGCGCAAGCTGATAAAGCGATTAAAGCCGTGTATGATGCCAGTAAATCCAGTGAGCAGCTGATTAAAGATGCCTTAAAGGCAATGCTGTAG
- the ruvC gene encoding crossover junction endodeoxyribonuclease RuvC — MAIILGIDPGSRFTGYGVIEQQGRKFTYLGSGCIKAIAAGEDLGTRLQTIFAGVSELIIQFKPDMFAIEQVFMATNPDSALKLGQARGAAIVAATNAGMSIAEYSARQIKQSVVGTGAADKTQVQHMVKSILKLPGTPQADAADALAVALCHAHSHDSIVKMAGQVSKTVRGRLRK; from the coding sequence TTGGCAATCATCTTAGGTATTGACCCCGGTTCACGCTTTACTGGTTACGGTGTTATCGAACAACAAGGGCGAAAATTTACGTATTTAGGGAGTGGCTGTATTAAAGCCATTGCCGCAGGGGAAGACTTAGGCACGCGTTTACAAACTATCTTTGCGGGTGTTTCTGAGCTGATAATTCAATTTAAGCCAGATATGTTCGCCATTGAACAGGTGTTTATGGCAACTAACCCTGATTCGGCGCTAAAACTAGGACAAGCAAGAGGGGCGGCAATTGTCGCCGCAACGAATGCTGGCATGTCGATCGCGGAGTATTCTGCGCGCCAGATCAAACAATCTGTGGTTGGCACAGGTGCTGCCGATAAAACCCAAGTGCAACATATGGTCAAATCCATCCTTAAACTGCCGGGGACACCCCAAGCGGATGCCGCCGATGCACTGGCGGTTGCGCTCTGTCATGCCCATAGTCATGATTCGATTGTTAAAATGGCAGGACAGGTGAGTAAAACGGTGCGAGGCCGCTTACGTAAATAA
- the aspS gene encoding aspartate--tRNA ligase, with product MRTLYCGEVNESHVGQEVTLCGWVNRRRDLGAVIFLDLRDREGIVQVVFDPDLPEVLETANTLRNEFCVQVKGKVRARPESQVNKDMATGAIEVLGLELNILNRAAPLPLDFNQDNSEEQRLKYRYLDLRRPEMTERLRFRAKVTAAVRESLESQDFMDIETPILTAATPEGARDYLVPSRTHKGSFFALPQSPQLFKQLLMMSGMERYYQIVKCFRDEDLRADRQPEFTQIDIETSFMTADQVMAVTEKMIRDLFIKLLDVDLGDFPRMPYSEAMTRFGSDKPDLRNPLEIVDVADILKDVEFKVFSGPANDEKGRVAVIRVPQGAAQFSRKNIDDLTKFVGIYGAKGMPWLKVNDKAAGMEGIQSPILKFLDETAVNALLERTGAETGDIIFFGSDSYNVVTESLGALRLKLGEDLGLTTDEWKPLWVVDFPMFEEVDGHLHALHHPFTAPSNMTPEELEANPIGALSNAYDMVLNGCELGGGSVRIHDQAMQAAVFRILGISDEEAQEKFGFLLEALQYGAPPHAGLAFGLDRLVMLMTGASSIRDVMAFPKTTTAACPLTNAPGQANPAQLAELSIATIAKQDEKAEQA from the coding sequence ATGCGTACTCTTTATTGTGGTGAGGTTAACGAATCTCACGTTGGGCAAGAAGTCACTTTATGTGGTTGGGTTAATCGTCGTCGCGACTTAGGCGCTGTGATCTTTTTAGATTTGCGTGATCGCGAAGGCATAGTGCAAGTGGTATTTGACCCAGATTTACCCGAAGTACTTGAAACGGCTAACACATTGCGCAATGAGTTCTGTGTACAGGTTAAAGGTAAAGTGCGCGCACGCCCTGAGAGCCAAGTTAACAAAGACATGGCAACAGGTGCCATTGAAGTATTAGGTTTAGAGCTAAACATTTTGAACCGCGCAGCGCCATTGCCGTTAGACTTCAACCAAGATAACTCAGAAGAGCAACGCTTAAAGTACCGCTACTTAGATTTACGTCGCCCAGAAATGACAGAGCGTTTGCGTTTTCGTGCGAAAGTAACCGCAGCGGTGCGTGAATCGTTAGAGTCGCAAGACTTTATGGATATCGAAACGCCAATTCTTACCGCCGCTACACCAGAAGGTGCGCGTGATTACTTAGTACCAAGTCGCACGCACAAAGGCAGCTTCTTCGCCTTGCCACAATCGCCGCAATTATTTAAGCAATTGCTGATGATGTCCGGCATGGAGCGTTACTACCAAATCGTTAAGTGTTTCCGCGATGAAGATTTACGTGCTGATCGCCAACCAGAATTTACTCAAATAGATATTGAAACGTCATTTATGACGGCTGATCAAGTGATGGCAGTGACGGAAAAAATGATCCGTGATTTATTCATTAAATTACTGGATGTTGACCTAGGCGACTTCCCACGCATGCCATACTCAGAAGCGATGACACGTTTTGGCTCAGACAAGCCAGACTTGCGTAACCCGCTTGAAATTGTTGACGTGGCAGACATCTTAAAAGATGTCGAATTCAAAGTATTCTCAGGCCCAGCGAATGATGAAAAAGGCCGCGTTGCGGTTATTCGTGTACCACAAGGTGCAGCCCAGTTCTCTCGTAAGAACATTGATGACCTAACAAAATTTGTTGGCATTTACGGCGCGAAAGGTATGCCGTGGCTGAAAGTGAACGACAAAGCCGCTGGCATGGAAGGTATCCAATCGCCAATTCTTAAATTCTTAGATGAAACAGCGGTTAACGCGTTACTAGAGCGCACTGGCGCAGAAACTGGCGACATTATTTTCTTCGGTTCAGACAGCTACAACGTAGTTACTGAATCTTTAGGCGCATTGCGTTTAAAACTTGGTGAAGACTTGGGCTTAACCACAGACGAGTGGAAACCACTATGGGTTGTAGACTTCCCAATGTTTGAAGAAGTTGACGGCCACTTACATGCACTTCACCACCCATTTACTGCACCAAGTAATATGACGCCAGAAGAGCTTGAAGCAAACCCAATTGGCGCGCTTTCAAACGCTTACGATATGGTACTAAATGGTTGTGAGTTAGGTGGTGGTTCAGTACGTATCCACGACCAAGCAATGCAAGCCGCGGTATTCAGAATTCTAGGTATCAGCGATGAAGAAGCACAAGAGAAATTTGGTTTCTTATTAGAAGCACTGCAGTACGGTGCGCCACCACATGCTGGTTTAGCGTTCGGTCTTGACCGTCTAGTGATGCTAATGACAGGTGCAAGCTCTATTCGTGACGTAATGGCATTCCCGAAAACAACTACGGCGGCATGTCCATTAACCAACGCACCGGGTCAAGCAAACCCGGCGCAATTAGCAGAGTTAAGTATTGCCACGATTGCCAAGCAAGACGAAAAAGCTGAACAAGCATAA
- a CDS encoding diguanylate cyclase domain-containing protein: MDCKKVITFASEVLWFIALLIAFLSTPTLASQVSKPSLKEQYTIAFHQHSYPYQFVNDDGEAEGVFADFWRLWAKRQGVKVTFKLSPWDQSIANVTKHHADFHAGLVAFEGAENLLFSHSIYPHDSFIYVDVNAQDILSLEQLAPYKVGVVKGLANVDAITAANNISIRYFPTRAAMYDALLNGELLAFVEQDEFDQRYARIAELQAIFPKYKRLNYFTGDLQAAVARTNEPLLAFINQGLAKINLSERVGIEKKWLNIAPHIAPQTSVLNLGFASNLAPFMGYSASGKPQGLFIDMWRLWAKQTGTNVNFVGDSLNRSFAQLQRGAIDAHIAFTGTFDETSGLKKATKVYELNSQVFVSNRLPNITSLEQLAGKRVGVFKAAFYVQPLLEQYPDIEFHVFAELANMITAAERGEIDAAISEVETMQVKLVTANLQSLFYVLETPVFPIELFAVVGEGNNQLAEQIKKGFAAIPREDLHTLESIWLTSHENSHYAVAEKGIPLTDEQRHWIAANPVLKVGIVKDWEPLEFLDEEGQPTGINRDVVEAITQGAGFELQYFAYENWSALIDAFRQQELDIVLSVSRSIKQNIDFDFSDSYWQMPWSITYRRILGRIDSLADMNGKTLAVVKGYQLVNWIKTNYPAITVNLVNTTSEGLIAVQQGFVDGFLEGLPVASTFAKQESIVPLEVAVVPEIPPQDSRIGIRKGNLMLQSILNQGLSVIDETMRQEIFNRWFDVNIHTGWDKRLVTRIAAQIGFLIIVIILFVLLWNRRLHKEVDRRKALELQMKHMATHDELTGLANRTLIKTQMESAIALHQRQGLKLAVLFVDLDGFKGVNDKYGHDFGDIVLQQVAERLRGCVRKSDTICRFGGDEFVILLTSLNNKEEAAFIAEKIIDVVSKPFLGDQYQATLGSSIGISVFPEDADNGADLLKTADNLMYRVKSSGKNNFSYR; this comes from the coding sequence ATGGATTGTAAAAAGGTAATTACTTTTGCTAGTGAAGTACTTTGGTTTATTGCGCTATTGATTGCCTTTTTAAGCACTCCAACTCTCGCATCACAAGTCAGTAAGCCCTCATTAAAAGAACAATATACCATTGCCTTTCATCAGCATAGCTACCCGTACCAGTTTGTGAATGACGACGGTGAAGCGGAGGGAGTTTTTGCCGACTTTTGGCGACTATGGGCGAAAAGGCAAGGCGTTAAGGTAACTTTTAAGCTTAGTCCTTGGGACCAAAGCATTGCCAATGTCACCAAGCATCATGCAGATTTTCACGCTGGTTTAGTGGCATTTGAGGGCGCAGAAAACTTACTTTTTAGCCACTCCATTTACCCCCATGACAGCTTTATTTATGTCGATGTAAACGCTCAAGACATACTCAGCCTTGAGCAATTAGCCCCCTATAAAGTGGGGGTTGTCAAAGGGCTTGCGAATGTCGACGCTATTACCGCTGCAAACAACATCAGCATTCGCTATTTCCCAACACGTGCAGCAATGTACGATGCACTGCTCAATGGCGAGTTATTGGCTTTTGTCGAGCAAGACGAATTTGATCAGCGCTACGCTCGCATTGCCGAGTTACAAGCGATATTTCCAAAATACAAACGGCTCAATTATTTTACTGGAGACCTTCAGGCGGCGGTGGCGAGAACTAACGAGCCGTTATTGGCATTCATCAATCAAGGGCTTGCTAAAATCAATTTATCTGAGCGCGTGGGTATTGAAAAGAAATGGCTTAATATTGCGCCTCATATTGCACCTCAAACTAGTGTCCTTAATTTGGGTTTTGCAAGCAACCTTGCGCCATTTATGGGCTACTCCGCATCTGGCAAACCACAAGGTTTATTTATTGACATGTGGCGTTTGTGGGCGAAGCAAACGGGCACGAATGTTAATTTTGTCGGCGACTCGCTAAATCGCTCTTTTGCGCAATTGCAACGAGGGGCGATAGATGCGCATATCGCTTTTACGGGTACTTTTGACGAAACAAGCGGGCTAAAAAAAGCAACAAAAGTTTATGAGCTTAATTCACAAGTATTTGTGTCCAATCGCTTACCTAATATTACTTCATTGGAACAATTGGCAGGCAAAAGGGTCGGTGTTTTTAAAGCGGCTTTTTATGTTCAGCCATTACTTGAACAGTACCCCGATATTGAATTTCATGTATTCGCCGAGCTAGCGAACATGATAACCGCTGCTGAGCGGGGTGAAATTGATGCGGCAATATCAGAAGTTGAAACTATGCAAGTTAAGCTGGTAACTGCTAACTTACAAAGCCTATTTTACGTATTAGAAACGCCAGTATTTCCTATCGAACTATTTGCTGTTGTTGGCGAAGGTAACAATCAACTTGCCGAGCAAATCAAAAAAGGCTTTGCGGCAATACCCCGCGAAGATCTCCACACACTTGAGTCGATATGGTTAACCAGTCATGAAAACTCCCATTACGCGGTTGCAGAAAAAGGGATACCGTTAACGGATGAACAGCGCCACTGGATTGCGGCTAACCCCGTACTTAAAGTGGGCATAGTCAAAGATTGGGAACCGCTTGAGTTTCTCGACGAAGAAGGGCAGCCAACAGGGATAAATCGCGATGTCGTGGAAGCAATCACTCAAGGTGCAGGCTTCGAGCTGCAATATTTCGCTTATGAAAACTGGTCTGCCCTAATTGACGCGTTTCGACAACAGGAATTAGACATAGTGCTTAGTGTTTCTCGTTCGATTAAGCAAAATATCGACTTCGACTTTTCTGACAGTTACTGGCAAATGCCGTGGAGCATTACTTATCGCCGAATATTAGGCCGTATTGATAGTTTGGCCGATATGAACGGTAAAACACTGGCGGTGGTGAAAGGCTATCAGTTGGTCAACTGGATAAAAACTAACTACCCAGCCATTACGGTTAACTTGGTTAACACAACGTCAGAGGGGTTGATCGCCGTTCAACAAGGGTTTGTTGACGGTTTCCTAGAAGGGTTACCTGTCGCTTCTACCTTCGCCAAGCAAGAGAGCATAGTACCGCTTGAGGTCGCTGTTGTTCCAGAAATTCCTCCACAAGACAGTAGAATTGGCATTCGCAAGGGCAACCTTATGTTGCAGAGTATTCTCAATCAAGGGCTGTCAGTTATCGACGAGACTATGCGGCAAGAAATATTTAATCGCTGGTTTGACGTGAATATTCATACGGGCTGGGATAAAAGGTTAGTGACTCGCATTGCTGCGCAAATTGGTTTTTTAATTATCGTCATTATTCTTTTCGTTTTGCTGTGGAACCGTCGATTACACAAAGAAGTCGATCGACGTAAAGCGTTAGAGCTGCAAATGAAACACATGGCAACACATGACGAGTTAACCGGTTTGGCTAATCGTACCTTAATTAAAACGCAAATGGAGTCTGCGATTGCACTGCATCAGCGACAAGGCTTAAAGCTCGCCGTATTGTTTGTTGACCTTGATGGTTTTAAAGGCGTAAACGATAAATACGGACACGATTTTGGCGACATTGTGCTGCAACAAGTTGCTGAGCGCCTTAGAGGATGTGTACGAAAATCTGATACTATCTGCCGCTTTGGTGGCGATGAATTTGTTATCTTGTTAACCAGCCTGAATAACAAGGAAGAAGCCGCATTTATCGCAGAGAAAATCATCGATGTGGTCAGTAAGCCGTTTCTTGGCGATCAGTATCAAGCAACGTTGGGCTCTAGTATCGGTATCTCAGTATTTCCAGAAGACGCAGACAATGGCGCCGATTTGTTAAAAACTGCTGATAATTTAATGTACCGCGTTAAATCGTCGGGTAAAAATAACTTTAGCTATCGTTAA